One stretch of Microbacterium terrae DNA includes these proteins:
- a CDS encoding bifunctional o-acetylhomoserine/o-acetylserine sulfhydrylase: MTATENWRFETKQIHSGAQPDPVTKARATPIYQTTSYVFDNADHAANLFALAEFGNIYTRIQNPTQDVLEQRIAALEGGTGALVLASGQAAATFAVLNIAEAGDHIVSSSSIYGGTYNLFKYTLAKLGIEVTFVENQDDVEEWRAAVRPNTKLFFAETIGNPKINVLDIRAVADVAHESGVPLIVDNTIATPFLIKPFEHGADIVVHSATKFLGGHGTTIGGVIVDGGTFAWSQHVDRFPGLTVPDPSYHGASYTAAVGDGLAYIIKARVQLLRDLGSAIAPNSAWLLIQGVETLSLRVERHVQNAQEIAEWLESRDDVASVNYSGLPTSPWYAAANKYAPKGVGAVLSFELKGGVEAGRTFVNSLTLFSHLANIGDVRSLVIHPASTTHSQLTPEQQLTTGVTPGLVRLSVGLENIDDLTADLEQALAAARRVSEAARA, translated from the coding sequence ATGACCGCAACCGAGAACTGGCGTTTCGAGACCAAGCAGATCCACTCCGGCGCCCAGCCCGACCCCGTGACCAAGGCGCGTGCCACGCCGATCTACCAGACGACCTCGTACGTGTTCGACAACGCCGACCACGCCGCGAACCTCTTCGCCCTGGCCGAGTTCGGCAATATCTACACGCGAATCCAGAACCCCACGCAGGACGTCCTCGAACAGCGCATCGCGGCGCTCGAGGGCGGCACCGGCGCGCTGGTCCTGGCGAGCGGTCAGGCCGCGGCGACGTTCGCGGTGCTGAACATCGCCGAAGCGGGCGACCACATCGTCTCGTCGAGCTCCATCTACGGCGGCACCTACAACCTCTTCAAGTACACCCTCGCCAAGCTCGGCATCGAGGTCACCTTCGTCGAGAACCAGGATGACGTCGAGGAGTGGCGCGCCGCGGTGCGCCCGAACACGAAGCTGTTCTTCGCCGAGACGATCGGCAACCCCAAGATCAACGTGCTCGACATCCGCGCGGTCGCCGACGTGGCGCACGAGTCCGGTGTGCCGCTGATCGTCGACAACACGATCGCGACGCCGTTCCTCATCAAGCCGTTCGAGCACGGCGCCGACATCGTCGTGCACTCGGCCACCAAGTTCCTCGGCGGCCACGGCACCACCATCGGCGGCGTCATCGTCGACGGCGGCACGTTCGCGTGGTCGCAGCACGTCGACCGCTTCCCGGGACTCACCGTGCCCGACCCGTCGTACCACGGCGCCTCGTACACCGCCGCCGTGGGCGACGGCCTGGCGTACATCATCAAGGCCCGCGTGCAGCTGCTGCGCGACCTCGGCTCGGCCATCGCTCCCAACAGCGCGTGGCTGCTCATCCAGGGCGTCGAGACCCTGTCGCTGCGCGTCGAACGCCACGTGCAGAACGCGCAGGAGATCGCGGAGTGGCTCGAGAGCCGCGACGACGTCGCCTCGGTCAACTACTCGGGCCTGCCCACGTCGCCCTGGTACGCGGCCGCCAACAAGTACGCCCCGAAGGGCGTCGGCGCGGTGCTGTCGTTCGAGCTCAAGGGCGGCGTCGAGGCCGGCCGCACGTTCGTCAACTCGCTGACCCTGTTCAGCCACCTGGCGAACATCGGCGACGTGCGCTCGCTCGTCATCCACCCCGCGTCGACGACCCACTCGCAGCTCACCCCCGAGCAGCAGCTCACAACGGGTGTGACGCCGGGCCTGGTGCGTCTGTCGGTCGGACTCGAGAACATCGACGACCTCACGGCCGACCTCGAGCAGGCGCTCGCAGCGGCCCGCCGGGTGTCCGAGGCCGCACGCGCGTAA
- a CDS encoding DUF2332 domain-containing protein, whose amino-acid sequence MSASAVESVATVYADFGRRWAHGTSPLYEYWAIGIATDPDMTRRIAALEPRMRQPNIVFAAARWEGCPLAPWPQARSWFAANWHRVVATAAVRSTQTNEPNRCATLLPPLSRITGPVALLEVGTAAGLCLFPDRYSVDYATPSGPRRVDPVDGESAVTLACRLDADASLPARMPDVVWRRGIDLSPVDAGDLDAVDWLANLVWPGPDHDARVARLRAAAAVVAQERPEIIAGDLLETVTDAAAAAPADATLVVFHSAVLLYLDAAGRERFAGIMAGLGAAIGRRVVWISNETAGTLARVDAQLPPGLDAHHRFVQTVDGAPVALAGQHGAVYETRPLALRHRV is encoded by the coding sequence ATGTCAGCATCCGCCGTCGAGTCCGTCGCCACCGTCTACGCGGACTTCGGCAGACGCTGGGCGCACGGAACCTCGCCGCTGTACGAGTACTGGGCGATCGGCATCGCCACCGACCCCGACATGACCCGGCGGATCGCGGCGCTCGAGCCCCGCATGCGCCAGCCCAACATCGTGTTCGCCGCCGCCCGGTGGGAGGGCTGCCCGCTCGCACCCTGGCCGCAGGCGCGCTCGTGGTTCGCCGCGAACTGGCACCGCGTGGTCGCGACCGCCGCCGTCCGCTCCACCCAGACGAACGAGCCCAATCGCTGCGCGACGCTCCTGCCGCCGCTGTCGCGCATCACCGGGCCGGTCGCGCTGCTCGAGGTGGGCACGGCTGCAGGACTGTGTCTCTTCCCCGACCGGTACAGCGTGGACTACGCGACGCCGTCCGGCCCTCGGCGGGTCGATCCCGTCGACGGCGAGAGCGCGGTGACTCTCGCCTGCCGCCTCGACGCCGACGCTTCACTGCCGGCCCGCATGCCCGATGTCGTGTGGCGCCGGGGCATCGACCTCTCCCCGGTCGACGCCGGCGACCTCGACGCGGTCGACTGGCTGGCGAACCTCGTCTGGCCCGGCCCCGACCACGACGCGCGCGTCGCGCGCCTGCGCGCAGCCGCCGCCGTGGTGGCGCAGGAGCGGCCCGAGATCATCGCGGGCGATCTGCTCGAGACGGTGACGGATGCCGCGGCCGCAGCGCCCGCCGACGCCACGCTCGTCGTCTTCCACAGCGCCGTGCTCCTCTACCTCGACGCCGCCGGCCGCGAGCGCTTCGCGGGGATCATGGCGGGGCTGGGCGCCGCGATCGGCCGCCGCGTGGTGTGGATCTCGAACGAGACCGCGGGAACCCTCGCCCGCGTCGACGCACAGCTGCCGCCCGGCCTCGATGCGCACCACCGATTCGTGCAGACCGTCGACGGAGCACCCGTCGCCCTCGCCGGCCAGCACGGCGCGGTCTACGAGACGCGACCTCTCGCTCTCCGACACCGCGTGTAA
- the metX gene encoding homoserine O-acetyltransferase MetX, with amino-acid sequence MDWQTSEDTVPSAPVTEADARRLLGRPPATGAWRDGDPVGDRRFAAFGAFTTENGRELPSYRLAYESWGELNAARDNAVLVLHALTGDSHVRGAATPGHPTSGWWDEIVGPGAPIDTDRWFVVAPNMLGGCQGSTGPASIAPDGYEWASRFPYLTIRDQVAAQVRLADALGIDTWAAVVGGSMGGMHALEWAVSTPDRVERLGILSSPPVNTADQIALNSVQLEAIRIDPRFAAGEYYDAGDGNGPTRGLALARRMALLNYRSPTELNQRFQRSWQSDVSPLGRGGRFAVESYLDFHGNKFTRRFDANSYITLVEAMNSHDAGRDRGGVEDALDRVTATTLVLGIDSDRLFPIDGQHRIARGIRTTLDGERAVVLASDFGHDGFLIETAAVGAHLRRLFDA; translated from the coding sequence ATGGACTGGCAGACCTCCGAAGACACCGTGCCGTCGGCACCGGTGACCGAGGCCGACGCCCGCCGACTGCTCGGCCGCCCGCCCGCGACCGGAGCCTGGCGCGACGGTGATCCCGTCGGCGATCGCCGGTTCGCCGCCTTCGGCGCCTTCACCACCGAGAACGGCCGCGAGCTGCCGAGCTACCGGCTGGCCTACGAGTCGTGGGGCGAGCTGAACGCCGCCCGCGACAACGCCGTGCTCGTGCTGCATGCGCTCACCGGCGACAGCCATGTGCGCGGCGCCGCGACACCCGGGCATCCGACGTCCGGGTGGTGGGACGAGATCGTCGGCCCCGGCGCCCCGATCGACACCGACCGCTGGTTCGTCGTCGCGCCCAACATGCTGGGCGGCTGCCAGGGGTCGACCGGTCCCGCCAGCATCGCACCGGACGGCTACGAGTGGGCCTCGCGCTTCCCCTACCTCACGATCCGCGACCAGGTCGCCGCCCAGGTGCGCCTGGCCGACGCCCTCGGCATCGACACGTGGGCGGCGGTCGTCGGCGGATCCATGGGCGGGATGCACGCCCTCGAGTGGGCGGTGTCGACCCCCGACCGCGTCGAGCGACTCGGCATCCTGTCGTCGCCGCCGGTGAACACGGCCGACCAGATCGCCCTCAATTCGGTGCAGCTCGAGGCGATCCGCATCGACCCGCGCTTCGCGGCCGGCGAGTACTACGACGCGGGCGACGGCAACGGACCGACTCGCGGGCTCGCGCTCGCGCGGCGCATGGCGCTGCTCAACTATCGCTCGCCCACCGAGCTCAACCAGCGCTTCCAGCGCTCGTGGCAGTCCGACGTCAGCCCGCTCGGCCGCGGCGGCCGCTTCGCGGTGGAGTCGTACCTCGACTTCCACGGCAACAAGTTCACCCGCCGGTTCGACGCGAACTCGTACATCACCCTCGTCGAGGCCATGAACTCCCACGACGCGGGGCGCGATCGCGGCGGTGTGGAGGACGCCCTCGACCGGGTGACGGCGACCACGCTCGTGCTCGGGATCGACTCCGACCGGCTGTTCCCCATCGACGGGCAGCATCGCATCGCCCGCGGCATCCGCACCACACTCGACGGCGAGCGCGCGGTGGTGCTCGCCAGCGACTTCGGCCACGACGGCTTCCTCATCGAGACGGCTGCCGTCGGCGCGCACCTGCGGCGCCTGTTCGACGCCTGA
- a CDS encoding DUF11 domain-containing protein, giving the protein MRGGKQRGRRRDRLKVAVAGLISLLLVVALFPVASSAESIVPFAARFSTDDNGTILIFGNNLLSCPTSDARCAAARAGTASVNNNGFTMAHLDADADASTVNSSSSVVSGPVGSDVIWAGLYWGARLSRGDGGIAATGTRQQMRLRLPGEGAYRTVTAQAGFGPTAGDQAYQQFADVTALVQGAGTGTYWGADVATGTGADRYAGWSLVVVFRAPGLPLRNLTVFDGFADVGRDEPQQVVLSGFRAPLSGPVDTQLGMVAYEGDFATSGDNARLNDTLLSTTPLSRGSNFFNGTNDDNGTSVSTRTPAHVNMFGYDVKNLAAGGIANGATSATLSFESTGDRYFPGVATTAIRLFAPDFTSSSKTVANLAGRTPGEPGDELEYTLTYPNTGQDAAVDVVMTDTLPPGVTFVSATASSGSCTATGQEVECAIGTIPVNGQWQARIRATVETEAAGTTLRNAAVLDYTAATLGRDLSYVVAPAEIPIAAQADVSVVKTMGPDPGVIGGAVTATIVVSNDGPNAAAQVALVDALPAGATLVSATPGQGTCTAADGELACALGTIASDSDATVSVVLTTPPDSGAGSLVNVASVSSSTADPDLADNTSAASVALVRSADLVVDKTVADAVLIPGESTTYTVSVRNDGPSTARDVVIADAVGDARLVLTSAAAPGATCTVAGATATCDLPSLAPGATATMTIQARLSPDAPEGLAVLNSAAATSTTPDPAAQNSTAEVGLTTAAPSADVSVAKQVGAVIAGGQATYTVQVVNHGPSTASEVILEDVLPAGLTVVSATPSRGTCDAASVVTCDLGALPGPDASGATSSATITIVADVAPDQAAVSVENTATASAATADPDPTDNAATAAVVVQTIADLAVTKSADPVQPAAGTRVTFSLTVTNRGPSAATGVAISDTLPPGLVLVDVVPTAGGPACDVDDGVIACDAEVLGVGESVSVDVLMDVPADFDLDTGAVNTVTASSDATDPAPANNTASATITSRAISDLIALKWDTTPGPTNEPPRTFTAGEEITYYVAAGNAGPSDASTAVLTDVLPDGVTFVSSIDECVFTPPSTVSCALPDVPAGFAAVFPIVVRLDADLEPGALLTNTASVELTDPDRVDPTTDNNVASVTNPVGALADLSVSKRTYSLEFDDFSFTVPSAAPAGTPSGYLIDVRNDGPSVARDVVLVDSSTMTRFFVNQVRIVRGGEAEDITDQCSWSGGDLQCPLGDIPPFAAGDPAWVVQVDGVTLSDAEAGEYVNTATVTSATPDDDPADNVSEAPLTVTDPVATLTVSKSVTGLTDVDGDGDADVVPGGAFGYEIVVANVLDTTREGAADAPDVVVTDTLPEGFVVESASATQGSCSITPPRTVTCELGTVLGPGRVIEPPPVRITLAGRTLPSLAGTANVVNTATVTSPVSSTVSADAANDVVAVGDLSITKVADAPEFAAGGLAGFSLVVTNAGPSDAVGTEVGDLFPAELTFDPASSDASCVPAVFEGNVFVSCGIGTLAAGETRTVRIGASIDPSQPAAEVVNIAAASSPTTGEYDFSDNRAEIPVRIVSSADLVLTKTADAPSQAAGEAVTYTLSVVNAGPSDATEMVLEDVLPDGTTLRSVEASAGLACGSVDGVVTCTQPTLAAGASASATIVVDLPEGLEPGPITNTASVSSATPDPDSASNSASATVDVFVLADIAVTKSVLTARPVVGSPVSFAIDVVNSGPQSAPRIVVSDSLPDGFAFESAQAPGGGTCQVSAPEGIEIVTCELGALAVGATARVIVTAVPAAAVREIVNGALVGSAAQDAVGDDNYDEILFSVAAPTPTPTPTTTPTPTTTPTPTPTTEPEPSPEPSPTSGPAPGPGSPSPDPAAAGDLPPTGAPWPLEAALWGAALVIAGATVSVLRGLHGMRRRGELRD; this is encoded by the coding sequence GTGCGCGGGGGGAAGCAGCGTGGACGGCGGCGGGACCGACTGAAGGTCGCCGTCGCAGGTCTCATCAGCCTGCTCCTGGTGGTGGCCCTCTTCCCGGTCGCTTCGAGCGCGGAGTCGATCGTGCCGTTCGCGGCGAGGTTCAGCACGGATGACAACGGCACCATCCTGATCTTCGGCAACAACCTGCTGTCCTGCCCCACGAGCGACGCCCGGTGCGCGGCGGCGCGGGCGGGGACGGCGAGTGTGAACAACAACGGCTTCACCATGGCGCACCTCGACGCCGACGCCGATGCGAGCACCGTCAATTCCTCCTCTTCGGTCGTCTCCGGGCCCGTCGGCTCCGACGTGATCTGGGCCGGACTGTACTGGGGTGCGCGGCTCTCGCGAGGAGACGGCGGCATCGCCGCGACCGGCACACGTCAGCAGATGCGTCTTCGGCTTCCGGGCGAGGGCGCGTACCGCACGGTGACGGCTCAGGCCGGATTCGGCCCCACGGCGGGCGATCAGGCGTATCAGCAGTTCGCCGATGTCACCGCGCTCGTGCAGGGCGCCGGAACCGGCACCTACTGGGGAGCGGATGTCGCCACCGGCACCGGCGCCGACCGCTACGCCGGCTGGTCGCTCGTGGTGGTGTTCCGCGCGCCGGGGCTGCCGCTGCGCAATCTCACGGTGTTCGACGGGTTCGCCGATGTCGGCCGCGACGAGCCGCAGCAGGTCGTGCTGTCGGGGTTCCGTGCGCCGTTGAGCGGCCCCGTCGACACGCAGCTGGGCATGGTCGCCTACGAGGGGGACTTCGCGACATCGGGCGACAACGCGCGCCTGAACGACACGCTCCTGTCGACGACGCCTCTCTCCCGCGGCAGCAACTTCTTCAACGGGACCAACGACGACAACGGCACGAGCGTCTCCACCCGCACGCCGGCGCACGTGAACATGTTCGGCTACGACGTCAAGAACCTCGCGGCCGGCGGCATCGCCAATGGGGCGACGAGCGCCACGCTGTCGTTCGAGAGCACCGGCGACCGCTACTTCCCCGGCGTGGCCACGACCGCCATCCGGCTGTTCGCCCCTGATTTCACCAGCAGTTCCAAGACCGTGGCCAACCTGGCGGGCCGCACTCCCGGCGAGCCGGGCGACGAACTGGAGTACACCCTCACCTACCCGAACACGGGGCAGGATGCCGCGGTGGACGTCGTGATGACCGACACGCTCCCGCCCGGAGTGACGTTCGTGTCGGCGACGGCGTCGAGCGGGTCGTGCACCGCGACCGGGCAGGAGGTGGAGTGCGCGATCGGCACGATCCCGGTGAACGGCCAGTGGCAGGCGCGGATCCGCGCGACCGTCGAGACCGAGGCGGCCGGCACCACGCTGCGAAACGCCGCGGTGCTCGACTACACCGCGGCGACGCTCGGCCGCGACCTGTCGTACGTCGTCGCCCCGGCGGAGATCCCCATCGCCGCGCAGGCCGACGTCTCGGTCGTGAAAACGATGGGGCCTGACCCCGGGGTGATCGGCGGGGCGGTCACCGCGACCATCGTGGTCTCGAACGACGGGCCGAACGCCGCCGCGCAGGTCGCCCTCGTCGACGCCCTCCCCGCCGGCGCGACTCTCGTGTCGGCGACGCCCGGTCAGGGCACGTGCACCGCAGCGGACGGTGAACTGGCGTGCGCCCTCGGCACGATCGCCTCGGACTCCGACGCCACCGTGTCGGTGGTGCTCACCACACCGCCCGACTCCGGCGCGGGGTCCCTCGTGAACGTCGCGTCGGTGTCGTCGAGCACGGCGGACCCCGATCTCGCGGACAACACCTCTGCTGCGTCGGTCGCCCTCGTCCGCAGCGCCGACCTCGTGGTCGACAAGACCGTCGCCGACGCCGTGCTCATCCCCGGAGAATCGACCACCTACACCGTGAGCGTCCGCAACGACGGTCCCTCCACCGCGCGAGACGTGGTGATCGCCGACGCCGTCGGCGACGCACGGCTGGTGCTCACCTCGGCCGCCGCTCCGGGCGCGACCTGCACGGTCGCCGGCGCCACCGCGACCTGCGACCTGCCCTCGCTCGCCCCGGGCGCGACGGCGACGATGACGATCCAGGCGCGGCTCTCGCCCGACGCGCCGGAGGGTCTCGCCGTGCTCAACTCCGCCGCCGCGACGTCGACGACGCCGGACCCCGCCGCGCAGAACAGCACCGCGGAGGTGGGCCTGACCACCGCAGCCCCGTCGGCGGACGTGTCCGTGGCCAAGCAGGTCGGCGCGGTGATCGCCGGGGGACAGGCGACCTACACGGTGCAGGTCGTCAACCACGGTCCGTCCACCGCGTCGGAGGTCATCCTCGAAGACGTGCTCCCCGCGGGCCTGACCGTCGTCAGCGCGACCCCCAGCCGCGGCACCTGCGACGCCGCATCGGTGGTGACCTGCGACCTGGGCGCGCTTCCCGGCCCGGATGCCTCGGGCGCGACGTCGTCCGCGACGATCACGATCGTGGCCGACGTCGCACCGGACCAGGCCGCCGTCTCGGTGGAGAACACCGCGACGGCGTCGGCCGCCACAGCCGACCCCGATCCGACGGACAACGCGGCGACCGCCGCCGTCGTGGTCCAGACGATCGCGGACCTCGCGGTCACCAAGAGCGCCGACCCCGTTCAGCCGGCGGCAGGCACGCGCGTGACCTTCTCGCTGACGGTGACAAACCGCGGTCCGTCGGCTGCGACCGGGGTCGCGATCTCCGACACGCTCCCACCCGGCCTGGTCCTCGTCGACGTCGTGCCGACCGCCGGAGGACCCGCGTGCGACGTCGACGACGGGGTGATCGCCTGTGATGCCGAGGTCCTCGGCGTGGGCGAGAGCGTCTCCGTCGACGTGCTGATGGATGTGCCGGCCGACTTCGACCTCGACACCGGCGCGGTGAACACCGTGACGGCATCGTCGGACGCGACCGATCCGGCGCCGGCGAACAACACCGCGTCGGCGACGATCACCTCGCGCGCGATCTCGGATCTGATCGCGCTGAAGTGGGACACGACACCCGGTCCGACCAACGAGCCGCCGCGCACCTTCACCGCGGGCGAGGAGATCACGTACTACGTCGCGGCGGGCAACGCCGGGCCCTCCGACGCGTCCACCGCCGTGCTCACCGATGTGCTCCCCGACGGGGTGACCTTCGTGTCGTCGATCGACGAGTGCGTGTTCACGCCGCCCTCGACCGTCAGCTGCGCACTCCCGGACGTGCCCGCGGGATTCGCGGCCGTCTTCCCGATCGTGGTGCGACTCGATGCCGATCTCGAGCCCGGGGCCCTGCTCACCAACACCGCATCCGTCGAACTCACCGATCCGGATCGTGTGGACCCCACGACCGACAACAACGTCGCGTCGGTGACCAATCCGGTCGGCGCCCTCGCCGACCTCTCGGTCTCCAAGCGCACCTACTCGCTCGAGTTCGACGACTTCTCGTTCACCGTCCCCTCCGCAGCCCCGGCTGGAACGCCGTCGGGCTATCTCATCGACGTGCGCAACGACGGACCATCGGTGGCGCGCGACGTCGTGCTCGTGGACTCGTCGACCATGACCCGCTTCTTCGTCAACCAGGTGCGGATCGTGCGCGGGGGCGAGGCGGAGGACATCACCGATCAGTGCTCGTGGAGCGGCGGCGACCTGCAGTGCCCCCTCGGCGACATCCCGCCCTTCGCCGCGGGCGACCCGGCGTGGGTGGTGCAGGTCGACGGCGTCACCCTCTCCGACGCCGAGGCGGGCGAGTACGTCAACACCGCGACCGTGACCTCGGCCACCCCCGACGACGATCCAGCCGACAACGTGTCGGAAGCACCGCTGACGGTCACCGATCCTGTGGCGACACTGACGGTGTCCAAGTCCGTGACCGGGCTGACCGACGTCGACGGCGACGGCGATGCCGACGTGGTGCCCGGCGGCGCATTCGGGTACGAGATCGTCGTCGCCAACGTGCTCGACACGACGAGGGAGGGCGCAGCCGACGCGCCGGACGTCGTGGTCACCGACACCCTCCCCGAGGGGTTCGTGGTCGAGTCGGCGTCTGCCACGCAGGGATCGTGCTCGATCACGCCTCCGCGCACCGTCACCTGCGAGCTCGGCACCGTCCTCGGACCCGGACGCGTCATCGAGCCGCCGCCGGTGCGCATCACGCTGGCCGGCCGCACGCTGCCGAGCCTCGCGGGCACCGCGAACGTCGTGAACACCGCCACGGTGACATCGCCCGTCTCGTCGACCGTCAGCGCCGACGCGGCGAACGACGTGGTCGCCGTCGGCGACCTGTCGATCACCAAGGTGGCCGATGCCCCGGAGTTCGCCGCGGGCGGCCTCGCGGGGTTCAGCCTGGTGGTCACCAATGCCGGCCCGTCCGATGCGGTCGGGACCGAGGTCGGCGACCTCTTCCCGGCCGAGCTGACCTTCGACCCCGCCTCGTCGGACGCATCCTGTGTGCCCGCCGTGTTCGAGGGGAACGTGTTCGTCTCGTGCGGCATCGGCACCCTCGCGGCCGGGGAGACCCGGACGGTGCGCATCGGAGCCTCGATCGACCCCTCGCAGCCGGCGGCCGAGGTCGTCAACATCGCGGCTGCCTCGTCGCCGACGACCGGTGAGTACGACTTCTCCGACAACCGCGCCGAGATCCCCGTCCGGATCGTCTCGTCCGCCGACCTCGTGCTCACGAAGACGGCCGATGCCCCTTCCCAGGCGGCGGGGGAGGCGGTGACCTACACCCTGAGCGTCGTGAACGCCGGCCCGTCCGACGCGACCGAGATGGTGCTCGAGGACGTGCTGCCGGACGGCACGACGCTGCGTTCGGTCGAGGCTTCGGCGGGACTCGCCTGCGGTTCAGTGGACGGAGTCGTCACCTGCACGCAGCCGACGCTGGCCGCGGGCGCGTCGGCCTCGGCGACCATCGTCGTCGATCTGCCCGAGGGGCTCGAGCCCGGTCCGATCACCAACACCGCGAGCGTGTCGTCGGCGACCCCCGACCCCGACTCCGCGTCGAACAGCGCGAGCGCCACGGTCGACGTGTTCGTGCTCGCAGACATCGCGGTGACGAAGTCCGTCCTCACCGCGCGGCCCGTCGTGGGCAGCCCGGTGTCGTTCGCCATCGACGTCGTCAACTCCGGCCCCCAGTCCGCGCCTCGCATCGTCGTGAGCGACTCCCTCCCCGACGGGTTCGCATTCGAGTCGGCGCAGGCGCCCGGCGGCGGCACCTGCCAGGTCAGCGCCCCGGAGGGAATCGAGATCGTCACCTGCGAGCTGGGCGCCCTCGCGGTCGGGGCGACCGCACGGGTCATCGTCACCGCAGTTCCCGCAGCCGCGGTGCGGGAGATCGTCAATGGCGCGCTCGTCGGATCGGCGGCCCAGGACGCCGTCGGTGACGACAACTACGACGAGATCCTGTTCTCGGTCGCGGCGCCGACACCGACGCCGACGCCGACGACGACGCCGACGCCGACGACGACGCCGACGCCGACGCCGACGACCGAGCCCGAGCCGTCACCGGAGCCGTCGCCGACGTCGGGGCCGGCTCCCGGGCCAGGCTCCCCGTCACCCGACCCCGCAGCCGCGGGTGACCTCCCGCCCACCGGAGCGCCGTGGCCACTGGAGGCCGCGCTGTGGGGCGCGGCGCTGGTGATCGCGGGCGCGACGGTCTCGGTGCTGCGAGGGCTCCACGGCATGCGTCGCCGCGGCGAACTGCGCGACTGA
- a CDS encoding NUDIX hydrolase, translated as MPDPTPPADPVTRALGDTLDGSRPRRPEDAADPGIPIAATVVLVRDGAAGPEVLLLERPDRGSFAGAWVFPGGKVDAADRRAEAEEGADAGDGRQVGADAAVEGAAAVRAAVRETQEETGLVVGADDLVPVSVWDPPPGIALRIRTWFFAVAAPPGELTLSPAEAVAAQWLRPSDALARHARGALTLYPPTWVTLHDLQHQPDAATLIAALRIGGPTRFETVAQRTASGPVLLWQGDADYEDAAARDPRGRHRLEIGALPWRFTRT; from the coding sequence ATGCCGGACCCGACGCCGCCCGCAGACCCGGTGACGCGCGCGCTCGGCGACACGCTCGATGGCTCCCGCCCGCGCAGACCCGAGGATGCGGCCGATCCGGGCATCCCGATCGCGGCGACCGTCGTCCTGGTGCGTGACGGCGCCGCGGGCCCCGAGGTGCTCCTGCTCGAGCGGCCCGACCGCGGCTCGTTCGCCGGTGCGTGGGTGTTCCCCGGCGGCAAGGTCGATGCGGCGGATCGCCGTGCGGAGGCGGAGGAGGGCGCGGACGCGGGCGACGGCCGGCAGGTGGGAGCGGATGCCGCGGTCGAGGGCGCCGCGGCGGTGCGTGCCGCCGTGCGCGAGACGCAGGAGGAGACCGGGCTGGTGGTCGGGGCCGACGATCTCGTGCCCGTGTCGGTGTGGGATCCTCCGCCCGGCATCGCGCTGCGGATCCGCACCTGGTTCTTCGCCGTCGCGGCGCCGCCCGGAGAACTGACGCTCTCGCCCGCCGAGGCCGTCGCGGCGCAGTGGCTGCGCCCGTCCGACGCCCTCGCGCGCCACGCGCGCGGAGCTCTGACCCTGTACCCGCCGACGTGGGTGACCCTCCACGACCTGCAGCATCAGCCGGATGCGGCCACGCTGATCGCGGCGCTGCGCATCGGCGGTCCCACCCGGTTCGAGACCGTCGCCCAGCGCACCGCATCCGGTCCGGTGCTGCTCTGGCAGGGCGACGCCGACTACGAAGACGCCGCCGCGCGTGACCCGCGCGGGCGCCACCGGCTCGAGATCGGCGCGCTGCCGTGGCGGTTCACGCGCACCTGA